In Quercus lobata isolate SW786 chromosome 12, ValleyOak3.0 Primary Assembly, whole genome shotgun sequence, a genomic segment contains:
- the LOC115970804 gene encoding gamma-tubulin complex component 4 homolog, which translates to MLHELLLALLGYTGDLIIHNSNSDDRPFKLASDISFIQPSDRDLIERIITLGFYYRELDRFATESRNLSWIRSAKNESPLDLSSSKNPASVYRRAIANGVVEILSVYRSAVLHIEQKLLAETVPILATVTQGLNKFFVLLPPLYELILEIERDNIRGGQLLNLLHKRCHCGVPELQTCIQRLLWHGHQVMYNQLASWMVYGILQDQHGEFFIRRQEDTDVEHGSSLPDIPEKLARLSTDDTSLTDWHLGFHISLDMLPEYIHMRVAESILFAGKAIRVLRNPSPSFRREDALYHQQMPRGSQKLQGLTGRFSFQKEPLMDAKLMGEELLPQTEADKIEAMLLDLKESSEFHKRSFESAVDSIRAIAASHLWQLVVVRADLNGHLKALKDYFLLAKGDFFQCFLEESRQLMRLPPRQSTAEADLMVPFQLAALKTISEEDKYYPRVSLRMPSFGFTVKSSQVDIPKPKDYADGNSSSALSSASSEMSLDGWDGIALEYSVDWPLELFFTQEVLSKYRRVFQYLLRLKRTQMELEKSWASVMHQDHTDFANRRNDRVNRPVSQQRRQRFRPMWRVREHMAFLIRNLQFYIQVDVIESQWNVLQAHIQDSHDFTELVAFHQEYLSALISQSFLDIGSVSRILDGIMKLCLQFCWKIENQENGSNTSELEHITEEFNKKSNSLYTILRSSRLAGSQRAPFLRRFLLRLNFNSFFEATARGVLNVVRPRPALPALNQQ; encoded by the exons ATGCTCCACGAGCTCTTACTCGCACTCTTGGGCTACACCGGCGATCTCATCATCCACAACTCCAACTCCGACGACCGCCCTTTCAAGCTAGCCTCCGATATCTCCTTCATCCAACCCAGCGATCG GGATCTAATTGAGAGGATAATTACCTTAGGGTTTTACTACAGAGAGCTTGATCGTTTCGCTACCGAGTCTCGGAATTTAAGCTGGATAAGATCTGCCAAAAATGAGTCTCCTTTGGACCTCTCTTCCTCGAAGAATCCCGCTAGCGTGTACCGTAGAGCCATTGCTAATGGCGTCGTGGAAATACTTTCAGTGTACAGGTCCGCCGTGCTCCACATTGAGCAGAAATTGTTGGCCGAAACTGTCCCTATCTTGGCTACTGTCACTCAAGGCCTCAATAAg ttttttgttcttttgccgCCTTTGTATGAGCTGATTTTGGAAATTGAGCGTGATAATATTCGTGGAGGTCAGCTTCTTAACCTGTTACACAAGCGGTGCCACTGTGGAGTGCCTGAGTTGCAGACTTGCATTCAGAG ACTTCTTTGGCATGGGCATCAGGTCATGTATAACCAACTTGCTTCGTGGATGGTTTATGGGATTCTTCAAGACCAGCATGGAGAGTTTTTCATTCGGAG GCAGGAGGATACAGATGTAGAGCATGGCTCATCTCTTCCTGACATACCTGAGAAGTTGGCTCGCTTATCAACTGATGATACATCTTTGACAGATTGGCACTTGGGATTTCATATTTCTTTG GATATGCTGCCTGAGTACATCCACATGCGTGTTGCAGAATCAATTCTTTTTGCTGGCAAAGCCATCAGGGTTCTTCGAAATCCAAGCCCCTCCTTTCGGCGTGAGGATGCTTTATATCATCAGCAGATGCCAAGAGGCTCTCAGAAGCTTCAGGGATTAACGGGCcgcttttcttttcaaaaagaGCCTCTCATGGATGCTAAACTGATGGGAGAAGAATTACTTCCACAAACTGAGGCAGATAAGATTGAAGCTATGCTTCTAGATCTAAAG GAATCATCTGAGTTTCATAAAAGATCATTTGAGTCTGCTGTTGACTCTATTCGGGCTATTGCTGCCAGTCATCTTTGGCAG CTTGTGGTTGTACGCGCTGACTTGAATGGCCACCTGAAGGCCCTGAAAGACTATTTTCTTTTAGCAAAAGGAGATTTCTTCCAG TGCTTTCTTGAGGAGAGTCGCCAATTGATGCGTTTGCCTCCTCGCCAGTCTACTGCTGAAGCTGATCTTATGGTCCCATTTCAGCTG GCTGCACTAAAGACTATTAGTGAGGAAGACAAATACTATCCGAGAGTATCATTGCG GATGCCTTCATTTGGATTCACGGTCAAATCCTCCCAAGTAGATATTCCAAAGCCAAAAGATTATGCAGATGGAAACTCAAGTTCTGCTTTGTCAAGTGCTTCTTCAGAGATGTCCCTTGATGGATGGGATGGTATTGCTCTTGAATACTCTGTTGATTGGCCCTTAGAGTTGTTCTTTACCCAAGAAGTGCTCTCAAA GTATCGCAGGGTCTTCCAATATTTGCTGCGGCTGAAGCGAACACAAATGGAGTTAGAGAAATCATGGGCCTCTGTGATGCATCAAGATCACACAGATTTTGCCAATCGTCGAAATGACCGTGTGAATCGCCCAGTATCTCAGCAGCGAAGGCAGCGGTTTAGACCAATGTGGCGTGTTAGAGAACATATGGCATTCTTGATCAGAAATCTTCAATTTTATATCCAG GTGGATGTTATAGAATCTCAATGGAATGTTTTGCAAGCTCATATTCAAGATTCTCATGACTTTACTGAACTCGTGGCCTTTCATCAAGA GTATTTGTCAGCTTTAATTTCACAATCTTTCTTGGATATTGGCTCTGTGTCAAGGATACTGGATGGCATAATGAAACTTTGCTTGCAGTTTTGCTGGAAGATAGAAAACCAAGAAAATGGTTCAAATACATCTGAACTGGAACATATAACAGAG GAATTTAACAAGAAATCGAACTCCTTATACACTATATTGCGCAGTAGCAGACTTGCTGGGAGTCAGCGAGCTCCATTTCTGAGACGTTTTCTTTTGCGTCTAAACTTTAATTCCTTTTTTGAG GCAACTGCAAGAGGTGTGCTGAATGTTGTTAGACCACGTCCAGCACTTCCTGCTTTAAATCAACAATAG
- the LOC115970809 gene encoding uncharacterized protein LOC115970809 — protein MEALLRFTRPPAIAILRPPLTCSSKKRVSGLRAKLDDSTDPLLQAAINSASLRYQETHRPDPLFLDTYAGCFVPPPVQTDIKQHSDHYCLATRFIDDALLRTVNHIDGFKQVVLFTDGMDTRPYRLGWPASTLIFDISPERVFKRAAQKLQDIGARIPRNCLFFHVPMESLDIQQTLCAKGFTGDRPSIWVIQGFPVMTLANFEDILVLASNLAMSGCYFLGEMPAWLTQTEFGPKSTIRQWMNKLFMSNGFKVDMISFEDVAGDLHKQLALRHYNKILFAAEQLRLSDDQMRTFWREFQRLEEQGDEDGFEEL, from the exons ATGGAAGCTTTATTGCGCTTCACACGTCCACCGGCCATTGCTATCTTACGCCCACCATTGACATGCTCCTCCAAGAAGAGAGTCAGCGGGTTGAGAGCGAAACTCGATGATAGCACTGACCCATTACTCCAAGCCGCCATTAATTCTGCTTCTCTTCGTTATCAGGAGACCCATCGACCTG ACCCGCTTTTTCTAGACACATATGCGGGTTGTTTCGTTCCTCCTCCTGTTCAGACGGATATCAAGCAACACTCAGACCATTATTGTCTTGCAACAAGATTTATTGATGATGCGTTGCTTCGTACAGTGAACCATATTGATGGATTTAAGCAG GTTGTTTTGTTTACAGATGGCATGGACACTCGGCCTTATAGGCTTGGTTGGCCGGCTTCAACCTTGATATTTGATATATCGCCTGAAAGGGTATTCAAAAGAGCAGCACAGAAGCTTCAAG ATATTGGGGCAAGAATTCCAAGAAACTGCTTGTTCTTTCATGTTCCAATGGAGTCCCTTGATATACAGCAAACCCTATGTGCGAAAGGTTTTACTGGTGATCGGCCAAGTATATGGGTCATCCAG GGGTTTCCTGTGATGACTTTGGCCaattttgaggatattttagtTCTTGCAAGTAATTTGGCCATGAGTGGATGTTATTTCTTGGGAGAAATGCCAGCTTGGTTGACACAAACTGAATTTGGACCCAAG TCAACTATAAGGCAATGGATGAACAAACTATTCATGAGCAATGGGTTCAAGGTGGACATGATTAGCTTTGAGGATGTTGCAGGGGATTTACACAAGCAATTAGCATTACGACATTACAATAAGATACTGTTTGCTGCAGAACAATTACGACTTTCTGATGATCAG atGAGAACTTTTTGGAGAGAATTTCAGAGGTTGGAGGAACAAGGGGATGAAGATGGGTTCGAAGAGCTCTAA
- the LOC115970808 gene encoding blue-light photoreceptor PHR2, which produces MDPNTQALENPETKSSEEQNQHAIVASKDALPFATLSLSISLPKILQTPSLETKIQSLFSRHPSKVKVPTQASSLAHLSLSTTAPVPSKLSFKSTISANPLQNPLSLGPRRPLDPNNGAGIRRAAIVWFRNDLRVNDNECLNTANNEAMSVLPVYCFDPRDYGKSSSGFDKTGPYRASFLIESVSDLRKNLQAKGSDLVVRIGQPETVLLELAKAIGADAVYAHREVSHDEVKGEDKIESAMKEENVEVKYFWGSTLYHLDDLPFKLEDMPSNYGGFKEKVQGLEVRKTIEALDQLKNLPSRGDVEAGDIPSLADLGLNPSATMSQANASMVGGETEALQRLQKFAAECQAQPHKGTKDGSNDSIYGANFSCKISPWLAMGCVSPRSMFDELKKTAARTISASSNRNDGGSPDTGMNWLMFELMWRDFFRFITKKYSSANRQNEAPVTACTGALA; this is translated from the exons ATGGATCCCAACACTCAAGCTCTTGAAAACCCAGAAACCAAATCCTCAGAAGAGCAAAACCAACATGCCATTGTAGCCTCCAAAGACGCTCTCCCATTTGCCACTCTTTCACTCTCCATCTCTCTCCCTAAAATCCTTCAAACCCCTTCTCTTGAAACCAAAATTCAATCTTTATTTTCTCGCCATCCAAGCAAGGTGAAAGTACCCACTCAAGCCTCCTCTCTTgcccacctctctctctctaccacaGCCCCAGTTCCTTCAAAACTCTCATTCAAGTCCACAATCTCAGCCAACCCTTTACAGAACCCTCTCTCTCTAGGTCCTCGCCGCCCCTTAGACCCTAACAACGGGGCTGGAATTCGTCGAGCTGCCATAGTTTGGTTCCGCAATGACCTTCGTGTCAATGACAATGAGTGCCTCAACACAGCAAACAACGAGGCCATGTCTGTTTTGCCTGTCTATTGCTTTGACCCGAGAGATTATGGAAAATCCTCATCTGGGTTTGATAAAACTGGTCCATACAGAGCTAGTTTCTTGATTGAATCGGTCTCTGACCTGAGGAAGAATCTACAGGCGAAAGGGTCTGATCTTGTGGTGAGAATTGGTCAGCCTGAGACAGTGCTTCTTGAGTTGGCTAAGGCTATTGGTGCTGATGCTGTGTATGCTCACAGAGAGGTTTCTCATGATGAGGTTAAGGGTGAGGACAAGATTGAGAGTGCTATGAAGGAAGAGAATGTGGAGGTTAAGTACTTTTGGGGGAGTACTTTGTACCATCTTGACGACTTGCCGTTTAAGTTGGAGGATATGCCTTCAAATTATGGTGGGTTTAAGGAGAAAGTGCAGGGATTGGAGGTGAGGAAGACCATTGAGGCATTGGATCAATTGAAGAACTTGCCTTCTCGTGGTGATGTTGAGGCTGGGGATATTCCTTCCTTGGCGGATTTGGGGCTTAACCCATCTGCTACAATGTCTCAG GCCAATGCTTCCATGGTGGGAGGTGAGACTGAAGCACTTCAGAGGCTTCAAAAATTTGCAGCTGAGTGCCAAGCACAACCACACAAGGGGACCAAGGATGGAAGCAATGACAGTATATATGGTGCAAACTTCTCCTGCAAAATTTCTCCATGGCTAGCCATGGGATGCGTCTCTCCCCGCTCTATGTTCGATGAGCTAAAGAAAACAGCTGCTAG AACTATTTCTGCTTCCTCAAACCGGAATGATGGTGGCTCCCCTGATACTGGAATGAACTGGTTAATGTTTGAGTTGATGTGGAGGGATTTCTTCAG ATTCATTACCAAGAAATACAGTTCTGCAAACAGACAGAATGAAGCTCCAGTCACAGCTTGTACGGGTGCCCTTGCTTAA